In Fragaria vesca subsp. vesca unplaced genomic scaffold, FraVesHawaii_1.0 scf0513160_u, whole genome shotgun sequence, a single window of DNA contains:
- the LOC101293063 gene encoding geraniol 8-hydroxylase-like, which yields MRYMVFDMDLNVPGNVYAMSDPTPAYQLRIQAFRLFGKRSKQIPRATLPPGPNPLPIIGNLLELGDKPHLSLNKLSQRYGPIISLQLGQVTTVVVSSASLAKEILRTHDHVFCNRTVPDAVTSYNHCEYSMVWLPVSDRWRNLRKICTSQLFSPKVLDANQANRRVKVQELIADICESEKKGVAVNIGTAAFKTTLNLMSRTIFSVDLDNPSSETARELKETTWGIMEEIGKPNVADYFHFLRKLDPQGIRRRLTNHFHKTIVLIDGMINQRLESRKVQDYISTNDMLDTLINMSEEKNEEMDKIEVENLFLDLISAGTDTTSATMEWAMAELLHSPEKLVKAQAELDQVIGKGKPIEESDIARLPYLQAVIKETFRMHPTVPLLLPRKAGAEAEIGGYIIPKGAQVLINAWAVGRDSSVWDNPNLFMPERFLGSEIDVLGRNFELIPFGGGRRICPGMPLAMRMLPLMLGSVLNCFEWKLEDGVVPETMNMEDKFGLTLQMAHSLRAVAIN from the exons ATGAGGTACATGGTTTTTGATATGGATCTAAATGTTCCGGGCAATGTTTATGCAATGTCTGATCCAACACCAGCATATCAACTCAGAA TCCAAGCCTTCCGTTTATTtggaaaaagaagcaaacaaaTTCCTAGAGCCACGCTTCCACCAGGACCAAATCCACTTCCAATAATCGGCAATCTCCTCGAGCTTGGAGACAAACCCCATCTCTCTTTGAACAAGCTTTCTCAACGCTACGGTCCCATAATCAGTTTGCAGCTCGGTCAAGTAACCACAGTAGTGGTTTCATCAGCATCTTTGGCCAAAGAAATCCTCCGAACCCACGACCATGTCTTCTGCAACCGAACTGTCCCTGATGCTGTCACTTCCTATAACCACTGCGAGTACAGCATGGTGTGGCTGCCTGTTTCGGACAGATGGAGAAACCTTCGCAAAATATGTACCTCGCAACTGTTCTCCCCCAAAGTTCTTGATGCAAACCAAGCCAACCGAAGGGTAAAAGTGCAGGAGCTCATTGCTGATATCTGCGAAAGCGAAAAGAAAGGTGTTGCAGTGAACATCGGAACGGCTGCTTTCAAAACCACGCTCAATCTAATGTCCCGGACTATTTTCTCCGTGGATTTAGATAATCCGAGTAGCGAGACGGCTAGGGAGTTGAAGGAGACTACTTGGGGTATCATGGAAGAGATAGGGAAACCAAACGTTGCGgactattttcattttctcaggAAGCTTGACCCCCAAGGAATAAGGCGACGGTTAACCAACCACTTCCACAAGACGATAGTCCTCATCGACGGGATGATCAATCAAAGGTTGGAATCCAGAAAAGTGCAAGATTATATTTCGACTAATGATATGTTGGATACTCTTATAAACATGAGTGAAGAGAAGAATGAGGAAATGGACAAGATCGAAGTTGAGAATTTGTTTCTG GACTTGATTAGTGCGGGGACAGATACAACTTCAGCCACAATGGAATGGGCAATGGCCGAGCTTCTCCACAGTCCAGAGAAACTTGTAAAAGCTCAAGCGGAGCTAGACCAAGTAATTGGGAAAGGAAAACCAATCGAGGAATCGGACATTGCTCGACTTCCTTACTTGCAAGCAGTAATCAAAGAAACATTCCGGATGCACCCAACAGTGCCATTGCTACTTCCACGTAAAGCCGGTGCAGAAGCAGAAATCGGAGGGTACATTATTCCTAAGGGTGCACAAGTTCTGATCAATGCTTGGGCAGTAGGCAGAGATTCCAGTGTTTGGGACAATCCAAACTTGTTTATGCCGGAAAGATTTTTGGGGTCCGAAATCGATGTTTTAGGAAGAAACTTTGAGCTTATTCCCTTTGGTGGTGGGAGGAGAATATGTCCGGGTATGCCATTGGCTATGAGAATGTTGCCATTGATGTTGGGTTCAGTTCTCAACTGTTTTGAATGGAAGCTTGAAGATGGAGTTGTACCTGAGACTATGAACATGGAAGACAAGTTTGGCCTTACTTTACAAATGGCTCACTCTCTGAGGGCTGTTGCCATCA ATTAA